Proteins co-encoded in one Alcanivorax sp. genomic window:
- a CDS encoding heavy metal translocating P-type ATPase — translation MTESCWHCGNPAPAGAFQARTPEGPRDACCPGCAAAIETIYGLGLDDYYTVRESQAPMPDETRTALNRALFRVPELVAPHITDIPGGQRLKLQLGGLTCAACSWLIEKAVREQPHVTSASVNLAGMTLLVDYDGPASAEDTANRVLRLGYSVTLPGDPASNEEQRREQRRLVGRLALAGLGAMQAMMYSTALYIGAFEGKDAVYEWVFRIASLVVATPVVFYSGWPFFQGAWRGLKKARLTMDVPIALALLLAWGGSIMVMATGGRHVYFDSAAMFVFFLLTSRWLEQRQRRAIHESYQHLGETLPQAVRRLDTDNQPQWISVRQVTAGHHLQLIQGDTVPVDGLIRDGEAALDESAFTGESLPVQRQIGESVHAGTRVAEGNLVIESTSTVASSLMAQIGEQVDRAQQERVEVVRDWQQVAPLFTVGVLILATVTLAWHWSSGPAVAFEHMLAVLVVTCPCALALAVPLTLSATLGSALNNGVLVASPRQLLRLPRIAGVIFDKTGTLTTGQFRIVEREMPVTEDGVLDADALLAIAAALEWQNPHPLARPFQMMARDPALSEIQPSRHGVQGKRNGQQWRIGGDPASARDGMTCLALYCEEQLRLRLWLEDGPRPESAHVVERLRDQGISSRMATGDNTEAASKVAVATGITEWHAGMTAEEKQQWVAELEQVSPQMIVGDGINDANAMLTASVSVATANATSLTQRAAGLYLLQDKLDAVPELPALACFCRRLIHQNLTWALLYNVVAVPFAVAGLIPPWAAAIGMSASSLLVTFNASRISRWKLSSS, via the coding sequence ATGACCGAATCTTGCTGGCATTGTGGTAACCCGGCGCCCGCCGGGGCGTTTCAGGCGCGCACTCCCGAAGGCCCCCGTGATGCCTGTTGTCCAGGTTGTGCTGCCGCCATAGAAACCATTTATGGCCTTGGCCTGGATGATTATTACACCGTCCGGGAAAGCCAGGCGCCGATGCCGGATGAAACCCGCACCGCCCTCAACCGGGCCCTGTTCCGGGTGCCTGAGCTGGTAGCCCCACACATCACCGATATCCCCGGAGGGCAGAGGCTGAAATTGCAACTGGGCGGACTCACTTGCGCCGCCTGTAGCTGGCTGATTGAAAAGGCGGTCCGCGAGCAGCCGCACGTCACTTCCGCATCAGTGAATCTGGCCGGCATGACCCTGCTGGTGGACTATGATGGCCCGGCCAGTGCCGAAGACACTGCCAACAGGGTGTTGCGACTGGGCTACAGCGTCACCTTGCCCGGTGATCCAGCGAGCAATGAAGAGCAACGCCGGGAACAGCGCCGACTGGTGGGTAGGCTGGCCCTGGCCGGACTCGGTGCCATGCAGGCGATGATGTACTCCACCGCTCTCTACATTGGCGCCTTTGAAGGCAAGGATGCGGTTTACGAGTGGGTATTCCGTATTGCCAGTCTGGTGGTGGCGACACCGGTGGTGTTCTATTCCGGCTGGCCTTTCTTTCAGGGTGCCTGGCGCGGTCTGAAAAAAGCCCGCCTGACCATGGATGTCCCCATTGCCCTGGCCCTTTTATTAGCCTGGGGTGGCAGCATCATGGTCATGGCTACCGGCGGACGCCATGTGTATTTCGATTCCGCTGCCATGTTCGTGTTCTTCCTGCTCACCAGTCGCTGGCTGGAACAACGCCAGCGCCGCGCAATCCATGAAAGCTATCAGCATCTGGGCGAGACCTTGCCACAGGCGGTACGCCGTCTTGATACTGACAACCAGCCACAGTGGATCAGTGTCCGCCAGGTTACGGCCGGGCATCATCTACAGTTGATTCAGGGGGATACCGTGCCGGTGGATGGCTTGATCCGTGACGGCGAGGCTGCCCTGGATGAATCCGCCTTTACCGGGGAGTCACTACCCGTCCAGCGCCAGATCGGCGAGTCAGTCCATGCCGGCACCCGGGTGGCAGAAGGCAACCTGGTGATCGAATCCACCAGCACCGTTGCCAGCAGCCTGATGGCACAGATCGGTGAGCAGGTGGACCGGGCCCAACAGGAGCGGGTCGAGGTGGTTCGCGACTGGCAGCAAGTGGCACCCCTGTTCACTGTCGGCGTGCTGATCCTCGCTACTGTCACTCTGGCATGGCACTGGTCTTCCGGGCCTGCTGTGGCCTTTGAGCATATGCTCGCGGTACTGGTCGTGACCTGCCCCTGTGCGCTGGCGCTGGCGGTACCGCTGACACTCTCCGCCACGCTGGGCTCTGCCCTGAACAACGGCGTGCTGGTGGCCTCACCGCGGCAACTGTTGCGCCTGCCGCGAATAGCCGGCGTCATTTTCGACAAGACGGGCACCCTGACCACCGGGCAGTTCCGTATCGTCGAACGTGAGATGCCAGTAACAGAAGACGGTGTGCTGGACGCAGATGCACTGCTGGCTATTGCTGCAGCGCTGGAGTGGCAGAACCCGCACCCGTTGGCGCGGCCATTCCAGATGATGGCCCGGGACCCTGCACTCAGCGAGATTCAGCCCTCCCGGCACGGCGTACAGGGCAAACGCAACGGCCAGCAATGGCGCATCGGTGGCGACCCCGCGAGCGCCCGTGACGGCATGACTTGCCTGGCGCTCTATTGCGAAGAACAACTGCGATTGCGGCTGTGGCTGGAGGATGGCCCGCGACCGGAATCTGCCCATGTCGTCGAGCGTCTTCGTGATCAGGGTATCAGCAGCCGCATGGCCACGGGTGACAATACGGAAGCCGCCAGCAAGGTGGCCGTCGCCACCGGCATTACAGAATGGCACGCGGGCATGACGGCTGAGGAAAAACAGCAATGGGTGGCCGAACTGGAGCAGGTTTCCCCGCAGATGATTGTTGGCGATGGCATCAATGACGCCAACGCTATGCTGACCGCCTCGGTGTCTGTAGCCACGGCCAATGCCACCAGCCTGACCCAGCGCGCAGCAGGTCTCTATCTCCTCCAGGACAAACTGGATGCGGTACCCGAACTGCCTGCCCTGGCGTGCTTCTGCCGGCGCCTTATCCACCAGAATCTGACCTGGGCCCTGCTCTATAATGTGGTTGCCGTGCCCTTCGCCGTGGCCGGCCTGATTCCGCCCTGGGCGGCCGCAATCGGCATGTCTGCCAGCTCCTTGCTGGTTACCTTTAACGCCTCACGGATAAGCCGATGGAAATTGTCATCCTCCTGA
- a CDS encoding FixH family protein produces MNHDSLHPDAEKAWYRHPFLWLAILLPASAVVAGLITLYIAIVNADDPVVDEWYKEGKSINRSAEQEQLAQRLGIGLELSQVGAGVQARLLAATAIPMPARITVALRHPTLADRDVVIELVNLDGNHYRGDGVLPDDGRRNVTVTSQGSHWRLYQTVMTSKDVLQLGAIPAS; encoded by the coding sequence ATGAATCACGATTCATTGCACCCGGACGCTGAAAAGGCCTGGTACCGCCACCCGTTCCTGTGGCTGGCCATACTGTTACCGGCATCGGCGGTTGTCGCTGGCCTTATTACGCTCTACATCGCCATTGTGAATGCCGACGATCCGGTTGTGGATGAATGGTATAAGGAAGGCAAGTCGATCAATCGTTCTGCCGAGCAGGAGCAATTGGCGCAACGATTAGGTATCGGGCTGGAGTTATCCCAGGTGGGCGCCGGCGTACAGGCGCGCCTGTTGGCGGCCACAGCGATTCCCATGCCGGCCCGTATCACCGTGGCCCTGCGTCACCCCACTCTGGCAGACCGTGACGTGGTCATCGAACTGGTCAATCTGGATGGCAACCATTACCGCGGTGATGGCGTGCTACCCGATGATGGCCGTCGCAATGTCACGGTGACGTCGCAAGGCAGTCATTGGCGCTTGTACCAGACTGTCATGACCAGCAAGGATGTTCTGCAGCTGGGAGCCATCCCTGCTTCATGA
- the ccoG gene encoding cytochrome c oxidase accessory protein CcoG: MSDPRRIEVNDASPDGAVSLYSKRERIQVKSIAGRFQTIRNITILGTMGLYLLLPWVRWDGQQAVLFDLPGRQFRIFGLTFWPQDFLFLSWSLIIAAFALFFFTVLAGRVYCGYVCPQTTWTRFFQWIEQWLEGDRHSRIKMDNAPWTASKLLRRGSKHVLWLFLAFMTGLTFVGYFSPITDLTARIFSLGWGGWEMFWVGFFTVATYGNAGFMREQVCLYMCPYARFQSVMFDRNTLIVSYDEERGEPRGKGAKKKKADTDNPLGDCIDCGLCVQVCPTGIDIRDGLQYECITCAACIDACDDVMEHIGKPKGLVRYTTENALEHKASSVIRPRLIGYGAALLVMATLFMASLYGRVPLQVDVIRDRNQLYRTTSSGEIENIYRLVILNKSQDAERYELKLEGPEGLSMESREQFTLQGGQTLSLPVTVSYDPYEVEVPSSTIWFTVRSLDNPDLEKRHESRFIAPGR; this comes from the coding sequence ATGTCAGATCCTCGACGCATCGAGGTCAATGACGCCAGCCCCGATGGTGCTGTCAGTCTTTACAGCAAACGCGAGCGCATTCAAGTTAAATCCATTGCCGGCCGTTTCCAGACCATTCGCAATATCACCATCCTTGGCACCATGGGCCTCTATCTGTTGCTCCCCTGGGTCCGCTGGGACGGACAGCAAGCGGTGTTGTTTGACCTGCCCGGTCGCCAATTCCGCATCTTTGGACTGACCTTCTGGCCACAGGATTTTCTGTTCCTTTCCTGGTCATTGATTATTGCGGCCTTTGCGTTGTTCTTTTTCACTGTGCTGGCCGGCCGGGTGTATTGCGGTTATGTCTGTCCGCAGACGACCTGGACTCGTTTCTTCCAGTGGATCGAGCAATGGCTTGAAGGTGACCGCCACAGCCGCATAAAGATGGACAACGCGCCCTGGACGGCGAGCAAACTGCTGCGCCGCGGCAGCAAGCATGTTTTATGGCTGTTTCTGGCGTTCATGACCGGCCTCACTTTTGTTGGCTACTTCTCCCCGATCACGGATCTCACCGCGCGGATTTTCAGCCTGGGCTGGGGCGGCTGGGAAATGTTCTGGGTGGGGTTCTTCACGGTGGCCACCTACGGCAACGCCGGTTTCATGCGTGAGCAGGTGTGCCTCTACATGTGTCCCTATGCCCGTTTCCAGAGCGTCATGTTCGATCGCAACACACTGATCGTTTCCTACGATGAAGAGCGCGGTGAACCCCGTGGCAAGGGGGCAAAAAAGAAAAAGGCGGATACCGATAATCCACTGGGCGACTGCATCGATTGCGGCCTGTGTGTACAGGTCTGCCCCACCGGTATCGATATCCGTGATGGCTTGCAGTACGAGTGCATCACCTGTGCCGCCTGTATCGATGCCTGCGACGATGTCATGGAGCATATTGGCAAACCCAAGGGGCTGGTACGCTATACCACCGAAAATGCCCTTGAGCACAAAGCCTCCAGCGTGATTCGCCCACGACTTATCGGCTATGGGGCTGCACTGCTCGTCATGGCTACCCTGTTCATGGCCAGCCTCTATGGTCGTGTGCCACTGCAGGTCGATGTGATCCGTGATCGGAACCAGCTCTATCGAACCACCAGCAGCGGAGAAATCGAAAACATTTACCGTCTGGTGATCCTCAACAAGAGCCAGGATGCGGAACGTTACGAACTGAAACTGGAAGGCCCGGAGGGGCTTTCAATGGAGAGTCGCGAGCAATTCACCCTTCAGGGCGGGCAGACGCTGAGCCTGCCTGTCACGGTCAGCTACGACCCCTATGAAGTGGAAGTGCCCTCCTCCACGATCTGGTTTACTGTCAGGTCGCTGGATAACCCTGATCTGGAGAAGCGTCATGAATCACGATTCATTGCACCCGGACGCTGA
- the ccoP gene encoding cytochrome-c oxidase, cbb3-type subunit III — MSDFWSWFIIVIVVFNLLGCAGLLLWNKSISPEEAAKETTGHTFDGIVERNSPLPRWWLGLFIGTLIFACVYLVLYPGLGKFDGVLGWTSSNQYEKEVALVERQTGPLFEQYAQVPIEELVAYPEALAVGGRLFANNCAICHGSDARGAKGYPNLTDESWLYGGTPEQIVTSISAGRKGMMPPMAAAIGNTDEAVRDMAIYVQSLSRPDLAKDAGKAAAIERAKPKFMVCAACHGPDGSGNQMLGAPNLTDAVWLYGPRIEDIEHTIKQGRSGNMPAHESLLSPERIHVLAAYVYSLSQPAN, encoded by the coding sequence ATGAGCGATTTCTGGAGTTGGTTCATTATCGTAATTGTTGTCTTCAACCTGCTTGGTTGCGCCGGTCTGTTGTTGTGGAACAAGTCCATTTCTCCGGAAGAGGCAGCAAAGGAAACCACAGGCCACACCTTTGACGGCATTGTCGAGCGTAATTCACCCCTGCCCCGCTGGTGGCTGGGCCTGTTCATCGGCACCCTGATTTTTGCCTGTGTCTACCTTGTGCTCTATCCGGGCCTGGGCAAGTTTGATGGTGTGCTGGGCTGGACCAGCAGCAATCAGTATGAAAAGGAAGTGGCGCTGGTTGAGCGTCAGACCGGACCGCTGTTCGAACAGTATGCCCAGGTGCCCATTGAGGAATTGGTGGCCTACCCGGAGGCGTTGGCGGTGGGCGGTCGGCTGTTTGCCAATAACTGCGCCATTTGCCATGGCTCTGATGCACGCGGCGCCAAGGGCTACCCGAATCTGACCGACGAAAGCTGGCTGTATGGCGGCACGCCCGAGCAGATCGTGACCAGCATTTCAGCTGGCCGCAAAGGCATGATGCCTCCCATGGCCGCCGCCATCGGCAACACGGATGAGGCCGTGCGGGATATGGCTATCTACGTACAGAGCCTGAGTCGCCCGGACCTGGCGAAGGATGCCGGCAAGGCCGCCGCTATCGAGCGTGCCAAACCCAAATTCATGGTCTGCGCGGCCTGTCACGGCCCGGACGGCAGTGGTAACCAGATGCTGGGGGCACCCAACCTCACCGACGCCGTCTGGCTGTATGGGCCCCGCATCGAGGATATCGAGCACACCATCAAGCAGGGCCGCAGCGGCAATATGCCGGCGCATGAATCGCTGCTTTCTCCTGAGCGCATTCATGTGCTTGCCGCCTACGTGTACAGCCTCTCTCAGCCGGCTAACTAA
- a CDS encoding cbb3-type cytochrome c oxidase subunit 3 — protein MSYHALLTLVFFVAFIVMVGWVYRPGRKQDYEKLGEIALEKDRNHQGGEQ, from the coding sequence ATGAGCTATCACGCGTTACTGACTCTGGTGTTCTTTGTGGCGTTCATCGTCATGGTAGGCTGGGTATACCGTCCCGGCCGCAAGCAGGATTATGAAAAACTGGGTGAGATTGCACTGGAAAAGGATCGCAATCACCAAGGGGGTGAACAATGA
- the ccoO gene encoding cytochrome-c oxidase, cbb3-type subunit II, with amino-acid sequence MSNAHEKVEKNVGLMIVLTLIAVSFGGLAEIVPLFWQKATTEPLETLRPYSALELEGRDIYIREGCHVCHTQMVRPLRAETERYGAYSVAGEDVWEHPFLWGSKRTGPDLARVGIRPITEQWHREHLRAPRQVVPESNMPAYPWLETTPVNWKHTERKLRVFKDMFGVPYSEDDLNEQLAKIEGEWADATEEDALVAYLLSLGQERKEITQ; translated from the coding sequence ATGTCCAACGCACATGAAAAAGTGGAAAAGAATGTCGGCCTCATGATCGTGCTGACACTGATTGCAGTGAGTTTCGGGGGTCTGGCGGAAATCGTTCCCCTGTTCTGGCAGAAAGCGACCACCGAGCCGCTGGAAACCCTGCGCCCCTATTCCGCACTCGAGCTTGAGGGCCGGGATATCTACATCCGCGAGGGCTGCCATGTCTGCCACACCCAGATGGTGCGGCCACTGCGTGCAGAAACCGAGCGTTACGGTGCCTATTCTGTGGCCGGTGAAGATGTCTGGGAGCATCCCTTCCTGTGGGGCTCCAAGCGTACCGGTCCGGATCTGGCACGGGTGGGGATCCGCCCGATTACCGAACAATGGCATCGCGAACACCTGCGTGCCCCCCGTCAGGTGGTCCCGGAATCCAACATGCCTGCTTATCCCTGGCTGGAAACCACCCCCGTCAACTGGAAGCACACCGAGCGCAAGCTGCGTGTTTTCAAGGATATGTTCGGTGTGCCCTACAGCGAGGATGACCTGAACGAGCAACTGGCCAAAATTGAGGGCGAGTGGGCTGACGCTACCGAAGAAGATGCATTGGTAGCCTATCTGCTTTCCCTGGGGCAGGAACGCAAGGAGATCACCCAATGA
- the ccoN gene encoding cytochrome-c oxidase, cbb3-type subunit I, giving the protein MENAVASPPYNYRVVRQFTIMSVVWGIVGMLVGVLIAAQLAWPALNFEVPWLTFGRLRPLHTNAVIFAFGGCALMGTSYYVVQRTCGTVLAFPKLAAFTFWGWQAVIVAAAISLPLGFTSAKEYAELEWPIDILITLVWVAYAIVFFATIARRTQAHIYVANWFYGAFIIAIALLHVVNNLEIPVSAMKSYSVYSGAIDAMVQWWYGHNAVGFFLTAGFLGMMYYYIPVQAQRPVYSYRLSIVHFWALIAVYMWAGPHHLHYSSLPDWAQSVGMVFSIVLLAPSWGGMINGMMTLSGAWHKLRTDPIIRFMIVALSFYGMSTFEGPMMSIKTVNALSHNTDWTIGHVHSGALGWVAMITIGAIYVMIPRLFDRKQMYSVGWINAHFWLSTIGTVLYIASMWVSGIMQGLMWRAVNTDGTLTYNFVQELVERQPFYIIRLLGGVIFLAGMVLMAVNVYKTILGNRDVSGADNVMQAA; this is encoded by the coding sequence ATGGAAAACGCTGTTGCTTCGCCACCCTACAATTACAGGGTAGTCCGACAGTTCACCATCATGTCGGTGGTGTGGGGGATTGTCGGCATGCTGGTGGGGGTGCTGATTGCCGCCCAGCTGGCCTGGCCTGCCCTGAACTTTGAAGTGCCCTGGCTCACCTTTGGGCGCCTGCGACCGTTGCACACCAACGCGGTGATTTTCGCCTTCGGCGGCTGCGCCCTGATGGGGACCTCCTATTATGTGGTTCAGCGCACCTGTGGGACCGTGTTGGCGTTCCCTAAGCTGGCGGCTTTTACCTTCTGGGGCTGGCAGGCGGTCATCGTGGCCGCAGCCATTTCCCTGCCGCTGGGTTTTACCAGCGCCAAGGAATATGCCGAGCTGGAATGGCCCATCGACATCCTGATCACTCTGGTCTGGGTGGCCTACGCCATTGTTTTCTTTGCCACGATTGCCCGGCGCACCCAGGCACATATCTATGTGGCAAACTGGTTCTATGGCGCCTTTATCATTGCCATTGCCTTGCTGCATGTGGTGAATAACCTGGAAATCCCGGTGTCGGCCATGAAGTCCTATTCGGTGTATTCCGGGGCTATCGACGCCATGGTGCAGTGGTGGTACGGCCACAATGCGGTGGGCTTTTTCCTCACCGCTGGTTTCCTGGGGATGATGTATTACTACATCCCGGTCCAGGCCCAGCGGCCGGTATATTCCTATCGGCTTTCCATCGTGCATTTCTGGGCACTGATTGCCGTTTACATGTGGGCGGGTCCGCACCACCTGCACTACTCTTCCCTGCCCGACTGGGCGCAATCCGTGGGCATGGTGTTTTCCATTGTGCTGTTGGCACCCAGCTGGGGCGGCATGATCAACGGGATGATGACGCTCTCAGGTGCGTGGCACAAACTGCGAACAGACCCAATCATTCGCTTCATGATTGTGGCGCTTTCCTTCTATGGCATGAGTACGTTTGAAGGGCCGATGATGTCCATCAAGACCGTAAATGCGCTCAGCCATAACACCGATTGGACCATCGGCCACGTGCACTCCGGTGCCCTGGGCTGGGTTGCCATGATCACCATCGGTGCAATCTATGTGATGATTCCGCGGCTGTTTGATCGCAAGCAGATGTACTCCGTGGGCTGGATCAACGCGCACTTCTGGTTGAGTACCATCGGTACGGTGCTTTATATCGCTTCCATGTGGGTGTCCGGCATCATGCAGGGCCTGATGTGGCGCGCGGTGAATACCGACGGCACGTTGACCTACAACTTCGTGCAGGAACTGGTAGAGCGTCAGCCCTTCTACATCATCCGTTTGCTGGGCGGTGTGATCTTCCTGGCCGGCATGGTGTTGATGGCAGTCAATGTCTACAAGACCATCCTTGGCAACCGCGATGTGAGCGGCGCCGATAATGTAATGCAGGCTGCCTGA
- a CDS encoding efflux RND transporter permease subunit, with the protein MFERIVRNGTLMTVIVLIITLLGILAALRIPVQMIPDLEVRTITVLTQWPGATPQDVEKEILIEQEEFLRNLPNLRRLTATAYSGEAEIELEFPFGVDITDALIRVNNALSQAPSYPDTVDQPQILSTSFSSNSFMYFSVYPLPGNPRGLDMDMMRDFIDDEVRARMESVPGVSMVQMRGGAQRQIQVHLDAQSLAQFGLTVVDVRDALRARNRDVSGGELDSGKRRYLLRTVGRFGTLEELNNLILLRQGDSVVRLEDVASVTLDHSPVRQISRFNGNPVITLAVRRETGSNVIDIKYAMLDQVELIREEVLKPAGMTLSLISDDVRYVEASVANVWTNLAIGAAFATLVMFLFLRSVRITAVGVIGIPICTIAAFLGLLIAGRTINAISMAGIAFAIGMTLDNSIVVLESIEMERRRGLDRIKAAVNGIQKVWPAVFASTMTTVLVFLPVVFIQEEAGQLYSDIAIAVSASILVSMLVAMTVIPTLSARLDFSAVMDHDGGHSRWMAVIHKGASWLSANRQRQSATLLVTLLSAAAIVVFLTPPAEYLPEGEEPKTFASMNAPPGYNLETMTKIATEVEAQLLPLVGADPEAFERGELAIPPMKYINMGVSAENMRIIAEPLDPAHMEPLMDGLTRVYRQYPGMRAFAARGSIISSNDGGTRSVTLDIAGADLAQIYEVARTLYREAETVFENPRIQSQPASLSLAQPLLEIRPDWARAAEVRFTTQDLGYTVAALTDGAFLDEFFMGDDKIDIYAYSQQSGTAPNLTALPGLPVHTPIGATVPLSSLADLQETVDTSVVRRVNGRRTVTLNIIPPRAVALETGVQEVRAMVQRLRDQGAIPDSISISLSGASDQLQATQQSLSGNYVVALLLVYLLLVAIFRHWGYPLLIMTTIPLGIASGLLGLALMNAAGISQPFDMITMLGFLILMGTVVNNPILIVHQSTENLRAGSAPAQAVSDAVATRLRPIAMTTITTVCGLAPLVLIPGEGTELYRGVGAIVLFGLLGSAIVTVTFLAALTALVLRTSQKASVAT; encoded by the coding sequence ATGTTTGAGCGTATCGTTCGTAACGGCACCCTGATGACGGTGATTGTGCTGATCATCACCCTGCTCGGCATCCTGGCGGCTCTGCGCATTCCTGTGCAGATGATTCCCGATCTGGAAGTTCGCACCATCACTGTGCTGACGCAGTGGCCCGGGGCAACGCCGCAGGATGTGGAAAAGGAAATTCTCATTGAGCAGGAGGAGTTTCTGCGCAATCTTCCGAATCTCCGCAGGCTCACGGCCACGGCCTACAGTGGTGAGGCGGAAATCGAGCTGGAATTTCCCTTTGGGGTGGATATCACGGATGCACTGATCCGCGTAAATAATGCGCTCAGCCAGGCGCCCTCCTACCCCGACACGGTGGATCAGCCGCAGATTCTTTCCACCTCGTTCTCCAGTAACTCCTTCATGTATTTCAGCGTCTATCCCCTGCCCGGCAACCCTCGCGGTCTGGACATGGATATGATGCGCGACTTTATTGATGACGAAGTACGAGCGCGCATGGAAAGTGTGCCTGGTGTCTCCATGGTGCAGATGCGCGGTGGCGCGCAACGGCAGATCCAGGTGCACCTGGATGCCCAGTCGCTGGCCCAGTTCGGGCTGACGGTGGTGGATGTCCGTGACGCCTTGCGGGCACGCAACCGGGATGTCTCCGGGGGCGAACTGGATAGTGGCAAGCGGCGTTATCTGCTTCGCACGGTGGGTCGGTTTGGCACACTGGAAGAACTCAACAACCTGATCCTGCTGCGCCAGGGGGATTCTGTTGTCAGGCTTGAGGATGTGGCTTCTGTGACCCTGGACCACTCCCCTGTGCGTCAGATATCCCGTTTCAATGGTAACCCGGTGATTACCCTGGCGGTGCGCAGGGAGACCGGCTCCAATGTGATCGACATCAAGTATGCCATGCTCGATCAGGTCGAGCTGATTCGTGAAGAGGTGCTGAAACCTGCCGGGATGACCCTGTCACTTATTTCCGATGATGTTCGCTACGTGGAAGCGTCGGTGGCCAATGTGTGGACAAACCTCGCTATCGGCGCGGCATTTGCCACCCTGGTCATGTTCCTGTTTCTGCGTTCGGTGCGTATCACCGCCGTAGGGGTGATCGGGATTCCCATCTGTACCATTGCGGCTTTCCTGGGCCTGCTGATTGCCGGGCGCACCATCAATGCCATTTCCATGGCCGGCATCGCCTTTGCCATTGGCATGACCCTGGACAATTCCATTGTGGTTCTGGAAAGCATCGAAATGGAGCGGCGCCGAGGGCTGGATCGCATCAAGGCTGCAGTAAACGGGATCCAGAAGGTCTGGCCTGCGGTCTTTGCGTCAACCATGACCACGGTGCTGGTGTTCTTGCCGGTGGTGTTCATTCAGGAAGAAGCTGGCCAGCTGTACTCGGATATTGCCATTGCCGTGTCGGCGTCCATTCTGGTGTCCATGCTGGTTGCCATGACAGTGATCCCCACCCTCTCTGCCCGTCTGGATTTTTCAGCGGTCATGGATCACGACGGCGGCCATAGTCGCTGGATGGCGGTTATTCACAAAGGGGCATCCTGGCTTTCTGCCAATCGTCAACGACAAAGCGCCACGCTCTTGGTCACACTGTTGTCCGCTGCGGCAATCGTGGTGTTTCTTACCCCACCGGCGGAATATCTGCCCGAGGGGGAGGAGCCCAAAACCTTTGCCAGCATGAATGCGCCGCCCGGCTATAACCTGGAAACCATGACGAAGATTGCGACCGAGGTGGAGGCGCAACTACTGCCTCTGGTCGGTGCGGATCCTGAGGCCTTCGAACGCGGTGAGCTGGCCATCCCGCCCATGAAGTACATCAATATGGGGGTCAGTGCCGAGAACATGCGCATCATCGCCGAACCGCTGGATCCTGCTCACATGGAGCCGTTAATGGATGGGCTGACCCGGGTGTACCGGCAGTATCCCGGCATGCGTGCCTTTGCGGCCCGGGGGTCGATCATCTCCAGCAATGATGGCGGCACCCGCAGTGTGACCCTGGATATTGCCGGTGCAGACCTGGCACAGATCTATGAGGTGGCAAGAACCCTGTATCGTGAAGCGGAAACGGTCTTCGAAAACCCGCGCATCCAGTCACAGCCGGCCAGTCTGTCTCTGGCACAACCATTGTTGGAAATTCGCCCGGATTGGGCGCGCGCGGCAGAAGTCAGGTTCACTACCCAGGACCTGGGCTACACCGTGGCGGCCCTGACCGATGGTGCCTTTCTGGATGAGTTCTTCATGGGTGACGACAAGATCGACATCTATGCCTATAGCCAGCAATCCGGTACGGCTCCCAACCTGACCGCCCTCCCCGGCCTGCCGGTACACACGCCCATTGGCGCTACGGTACCCCTTTCTTCACTGGCAGATCTGCAAGAAACGGTGGATACCAGTGTGGTCCGACGGGTCAACGGGCGCCGTACGGTGACGCTGAATATCATCCCGCCGCGTGCTGTGGCGCTGGAAACCGGCGTGCAGGAAGTGCGGGCCATGGTGCAGCGGCTGCGTGACCAGGGGGCCATCCCGGACAGCATCAGCATTTCACTGTCCGGCGCCAGTGATCAGTTGCAGGCCACCCAGCAGTCACTCAGTGGCAATTACGTGGTTGCCTTGTTGCTGGTCTATCTGTTGCTGGTGGCGATCTTTCGTCACTGGGGCTATCCCCTGCTGATCATGACTACCATTCCACTGGGGATCGCCAGTGGCTTGCTGGGCCTGGCACTGATGAATGCGGCCGGCATCAGTCAGCCCTTCGACATGATCACCATGCTGGGCTTCCTGATCCTGATGGGCACGGTGGTCAACAACCCGATCCTTATTGTTCACCAATCCACGGAGAATCTGCGCGCTGGCAGCGCACCGGCCCAGGCCGTAAGTGATGCGGTGGCCACCCGTTTGCGGCCCATTGCCATGACCACCATCACCACTGTGTGCGGGCTTGCCCCGCTGGTATTGATACCTGGTGAGGGCACAGAGCTCTATCGGGGTGTGGGTGCGATCGTATTGTTTGGCCTGTTGGGGAGCGCGATTGTAACAGTAACCTTCCTTGCCGCCCTGACGGCGCTGGTGCTGAGGACGTCACAAAAGGCGTCCGTCGCAACCTGA